GTTTATCTTTTACTAAGGCCTGAGCTATTCTACAGGTCCCTTCAACTACATCTACCAAATCATAAATAATTCTATTTTCCAAACCCATGACTACATCTAAATTCCTCAGTCCGATATCTGTATCTAACAAACATACTTTTTTACCTAACATTGCCAAGGCAGTTCCTATGTTAGCTGAACTTGTAGTTTTACCAACTCCACCTTTACCTGAAGTAATGACGATTGCTTCTCCCATTGTTAATCACCTCCGTTAGAATTGAAATGCATCAGGACGAACTTTATGAAGTTCACTTATTTTTCCGATTTGCATATGATCATCCTCCAAAAAAGCAAAATCCATATATGTACCTTCATTTGCAGATTCATCAGGTGATCTACTGACAATGTTTGCAATTCTTAATTGAGTTGGTTTCATATATGAAGCTGCTATAATTGCCTCTTTATTGCCTTTGTTCGTTTTACCAGCATGTGCGAGACCTCTAAGAGATCCCATAACATAAATATCTCCAGTAGAAGATATCATTGCTCCTGGGTTGACATCTCCCATAAAAAGAACAGGTGTCTCATAATGGATGGATTGTCCAGAACGAATAATACCTTTTATTATTTTTAGATCATGATTATTCTCTTTTATATCTTTTGAAGTAGATTCCATGGATTGAATTAATAAATTTCCATGGTTACTAACAAGTTTTTTTATTTTTTCTTCTTGTTCAACATTTAAATCTCGATTACCTAATTTTATATGTACATTAATCGTGGGACCAGATAGTATTTGTTGATGTGTCTTTTCAAGTTTATACTGCAATTCACTAAGTAGTACAGGAAACTCGCAATGATCATTAAACAAAAATACTAGACCATCTTTATTCCCTTTGATAGTCACGTGTTCCTTCGTTGCAGTCATATAAACCCTTCCCCCTTAAATATATAAAATTCGATATAATAAATTAATTTCCTTCTAAATATTCTAATGTTGCATGATTACTATCCCTTTTGTTTAAACGATATTCGAACAACTAAAGAGCGAAATGGTAAATATATCATCATTGAAAATATTAAATTGACACACAAACTAGGTAGAACTTGATGAGAGAATACCCATATGTATGATTCATCGGTAAATTTAAATAAATAATACACTCCGTAAATGGTACTATCTAATAATATTAAAGAAAGCATAACAACTAGTGTAAAAATAAAAAAACCTAGATAAGACCGCCTAATCATATAAGATATAAAGTAAACAATAAATCCAATACTAAAAGCATACAGTCCAAATAATTGATTATAGTAAATTAAATCATAAAAAAATCCAATACTAAAAGCTAATATAATTGCAAATGATCTCTGCACATAAAAGCAAGTGTATAATATAAGGATAAAAGTAAAATGAGGCGTTACGTGCAAACGTTCATCCCATGTTAAAGGCAACCACTGAACTATAGTGCCTTCAATTAAAAAAAACATAAAGAGAATCAAACCAATATATGTGCGAAGCATATCACACCTCACATTCCAGGTTTTTCAACTACAAAAACCTCCCTAAAGTTATCGAATTTTGCTGCTGGAGCAATTTTTGCAATATGCGTAAGGCCATAATCCCCCACTTCTCTTGACAAAACTGTTCCAATCTCGATCCCTTCTGGAAATAACTTCCCTAAACCAGATGTTATAATGATGTCCCCTTCTTTTAAGGTATCATTTTGATTTACTTGGCTCATTATTAATACATTTTCCTTCTCGTCATAACTTTGAATAATGCCGAAAGATTCTTCGCTCCCTAAAACAGTAGCAGCTATACCAATACTATTATTAAATTGGTCATTAAAATCTGTCAATAACTGCACAGTTGCAAATAAAGGATTTACTTCACTAATTCTTCCTATCAAACCTTCCGTAGTAGTCACTAGCATATTCTGTTTCATACCGTGTTTTGAACCTAAATTAATCGTAATTGTATCATTAAATGCATCAGGA
The window above is part of the Chengkuizengella sp. SCS-71B genome. Proteins encoded here:
- the mreC gene encoding rod shape-determining protein MreC — translated: MFKLFGNKKLFLLLLGLIFFTALMGISSIEKRDNLIWPEKFLKDSVSWMQGLIYRPAGYIAGFFENIGDLRVIHEENKTLKLTLSQYARDRAKLNTLEEENRRLTEALQFTEEQKGLNNYKFHIAHVVAVNPDAFNDTITINLGSKHGMKQNMLVTTTEGLIGRISEVNPLFATVQLLTDFNDQFNNSIGIAATVLGSEESFGIIQSYDEKENVLIMSQVNQNDTLKEGDIIITSGLGKLFPEGIEIGTVLSREVGDYGLTHIAKIAPAAKFDNFREVFVVEKPGM
- a CDS encoding septum site-determining protein MinC, which gives rise to MTATKEHVTIKGNKDGLVFLFNDHCEFPVLLSELQYKLEKTHQQILSGPTINVHIKLGNRDLNVEQEEKIKKLVSNHGNLLIQSMESTSKDIKENNHDLKIIKGIIRSGQSIHYETPVLFMGDVNPGAMISSTGDIYVMGSLRGLAHAGKTNKGNKEAIIAASYMKPTQLRIANIVSRSPDESANEGTYMDFAFLEDDHMQIGKISELHKVRPDAFQF
- the mreD gene encoding rod shape-determining protein MreD, translating into MLRTYIGLILFMFFLIEGTIVQWLPLTWDERLHVTPHFTFILILYTCFYVQRSFAIILAFSIGFFYDLIYYNQLFGLYAFSIGFIVYFISYMIRRSYLGFFIFTLVVMLSLILLDSTIYGVYYLFKFTDESYIWVFSHQVLPSLCVNLIFSMMIYLPFRSLVVRISFKQKG